Proteins encoded in a region of the Streptomyces sp. NBC_00513 genome:
- a CDS encoding ABC transporter ATP-binding protein, translating to MPQSGVLAEAQGLRRSFGSRTVLDDVSLTLHAGEVTGFVGANGAGKTTTIRLMLGLAHGEGRALFLGRPLHAWGSPGKVVGAVLGGIAGHPKHRVRSHLRMVAAGCGASDQRVDEMLERVGLTQAARLKLSQLSLGMAQRVGIAQALLGDPPVLILDEPANGLDPHAIRWLREFLRAQAAEGRAIMVSSHLLGEMEQLADRVAVLSHGRVVAASPIADLLSRAGDQAVVTVQHRTCHSSHAW from the coding sequence GTGCCGCAAAGCGGTGTACTGGCCGAAGCTCAGGGCCTGCGGCGCTCGTTCGGCAGCAGAACGGTTCTCGATGACGTGTCTCTGACGCTGCACGCGGGCGAGGTGACCGGGTTCGTGGGCGCCAATGGCGCCGGCAAGACCACCACGATCCGGCTGATGCTGGGCCTCGCCCATGGCGAGGGCAGGGCACTCTTCCTTGGTCGTCCGCTGCACGCCTGGGGATCCCCCGGAAAGGTCGTGGGCGCGGTCCTCGGCGGAATTGCGGGCCACCCGAAGCATCGGGTCCGGTCGCATTTGCGGATGGTGGCCGCCGGGTGCGGCGCGTCCGACCAACGTGTCGACGAAATGCTGGAACGGGTGGGGCTCACCCAGGCCGCCCGGCTGAAACTCTCCCAGCTTTCTCTGGGAATGGCACAGCGCGTGGGAATCGCGCAGGCATTGCTCGGCGATCCGCCGGTGCTCATCCTCGACGAGCCCGCGAACGGCCTTGACCCGCACGCGATCCGCTGGCTGCGCGAGTTCCTTCGGGCCCAGGCAGCGGAGGGCAGGGCCATCATGGTGTCCAGCCATCTGCTGGGCGAGATGGAGCAGCTCGCGGACCGTGTGGCGGTGCTGTCGCATGGCCGCGTCGTGGCCGCCTCGCCGATCGCGGACCTGCTGTCCCGGGCCGGCGACCAGGCCGTGGTGACCGTACAGCACCGGACCTGCCACAGCTCGCACGCCTGGTGA
- a CDS encoding IS4 family transposase: MASGRFAPGHLGGLTQIVPFDLVDALLDETRCVQRRLRVLPSRVGVYFLLAMCMFPEVGYRLVWSKLIAALTSGGLEVADPTAKALRDLRRRIGTEPMRRLFDVLAGPLARPTTPGVRFGPFRMVSFDGCSSIKIPDTDRNVEWFGPGNRGGHPMLELMTLAETGTRALIGAVFGPTSDGETAYARRLLHHLGPDMLVMWDKGFDANAFLASVNDTGAKFLGRLRANRRTPVLAPLADGSYLSVIGAVPVRVIEAQITVTCGDSSFTGSYRLVTTLTDARRYPATILVTLYHQRWEHESAYYALRHTITDGRVLRSGDPVGVEQEMWALLTLYQALRTVMVEAAESRPGTDPDRCGFTIAIQTARDLVVQAAEIVSPIAGTAGVIANRVLAGLLPHRRPSISTRKVRSSISRYAERQDDGRPDTSLPVTGLDVTILEPEPDLPTVSHDDRHIPPTDRRRQRVLDLLDADPDRHWHTRELARHLGDITLSTMYRQLDRWAAHGLIDKTGPAIYSSPRSHPTPLPPAEMR, from the coding sequence GTGGCCTCGGGCCGGTTCGCCCCCGGTCATCTGGGCGGGCTGACCCAGATCGTGCCGTTCGACCTCGTCGATGCTCTCCTGGACGAAACCCGTTGCGTTCAGCGGCGGTTACGGGTTCTTCCTTCTCGGGTCGGGGTCTACTTCCTGCTCGCGATGTGTATGTTTCCCGAGGTCGGCTACCGGCTGGTCTGGAGCAAGCTGATCGCAGCTCTGACGAGCGGCGGGCTCGAGGTCGCTGATCCGACCGCGAAAGCCCTGCGCGACCTGCGTCGCCGTATCGGCACCGAACCGATGCGCCGCCTGTTCGATGTCCTGGCCGGACCACTCGCCCGACCGACGACTCCCGGGGTACGTTTCGGACCATTTCGGATGGTCTCCTTCGACGGCTGCAGCTCCATCAAGATTCCTGACACCGACCGCAACGTGGAGTGGTTCGGTCCCGGCAACCGCGGCGGACATCCAATGCTCGAGCTGATGACCCTGGCGGAGACCGGAACCCGGGCCCTGATCGGCGCGGTGTTCGGACCAACCAGCGACGGCGAGACCGCCTACGCCCGAAGGCTCCTGCACCACCTGGGCCCGGACATGCTGGTCATGTGGGACAAAGGATTCGACGCCAACGCCTTCCTCGCCTCCGTGAACGACACCGGAGCCAAGTTCCTGGGCCGGCTGCGAGCCAACCGCCGCACCCCGGTCCTCGCTCCACTCGCGGACGGCTCCTACCTCTCCGTCATCGGCGCCGTCCCCGTGCGCGTCATCGAAGCACAGATCACTGTGACCTGCGGCGACAGCTCGTTCACCGGCTCTTACCGGCTGGTCACAACGCTGACCGACGCCCGCCGCTACCCTGCCACGATCCTCGTCACTCTCTATCACCAGAGGTGGGAACACGAGTCGGCGTACTACGCCCTTCGCCACACGATCACGGACGGCCGGGTCCTGCGCTCCGGTGATCCTGTCGGAGTCGAGCAGGAGATGTGGGCCCTACTCACCCTCTACCAGGCACTTCGAACCGTGATGGTCGAGGCCGCCGAGTCCCGGCCGGGCACCGACCCGGACCGCTGCGGCTTCACCATAGCCATCCAGACTGCCCGTGACCTCGTCGTCCAGGCGGCCGAGATCGTTTCCCCAATCGCCGGCACGGCTGGCGTCATTGCCAACCGTGTCCTTGCAGGACTCCTCCCGCACCGGCGCCCCAGCATCAGCACCCGAAAAGTCAGGTCGTCGATCTCCCGGTACGCCGAACGCCAGGACGACGGCCGGCCAGACACCAGCCTCCCGGTCACCGGCCTCGACGTCACCATCCTCGAACCCGAACCCGACCTGCCCACCGTCTCCCACGACGACCGGCACATCCCGCCCACCGACCGACGCCGACAGCGCGTCCTGGACCTCCTTGACGCCGACCCCGACCGCCACTGGCACACCCGCGAACTCGCCCGACACCTCGGCGACATCACCCTCAGCACCATGTATCGCCAACTCGACAGATGGGCCGCACACGGACTCATCGACAAGACCGGACCAGCCATCTACAGCAGCCCACGAAGCCACCCAACAC